From the Thermococcus sp. genome, one window contains:
- a CDS encoding alanyl-tRNA editing protein, translating to MTRKLYYEDAYLKEARAKILEVKGNALLLDQTIFYPTGGGQPHDRGTINGVEVLDVYKDEKGNVWHVVAEPEKFRVGDEVELKIDWDYRYKLMRIHSAMHLLEHVLNEVLPGKWELYGSGMSAEKGRYDIVYPENVNKYKEKIIETFNRYVDEGGEMKIWWEGETRYTQIRDFEVIPCGGTHVRDIKEIGHLKKLKRSSLGRGKQRLEIWLED from the coding sequence ATGACAAGAAAGCTCTACTACGAAGACGCCTACCTTAAGGAGGCCAGAGCGAAGATTCTGGAGGTCAAGGGTAATGCCCTGCTCCTCGACCAGACGATTTTCTACCCGACAGGCGGTGGCCAGCCCCATGACAGGGGAACCATAAACGGTGTTGAGGTTCTCGACGTTTATAAGGATGAAAAAGGGAACGTCTGGCACGTCGTTGCCGAGCCGGAGAAGTTCAGGGTTGGGGATGAGGTCGAGCTCAAAATAGACTGGGACTACCGCTACAAGCTCATGAGAATCCACAGCGCAATGCATCTTTTAGAGCATGTCCTCAATGAGGTACTTCCCGGGAAGTGGGAGCTCTACGGGAGCGGGATGAGCGCGGAGAAGGGGCGCTACGACATAGTTTATCCCGAGAACGTCAACAAGTACAAGGAGAAAATCATCGAGACATTCAACCGCTACGTTGACGAGGGCGGTGAGATGAAGATATGGTGGGAAGGGGAAACGCGCTACACCCAGATAAGGGACTTCGAGGTCATCCCCTGTGGTGGAACCCACGTGAGGGATATAAAGGAGATAGGGCATCTAAAGAAGCTCAAGCGCTCCAGTCTCGGAAGGGGAAAGCAGAGGCTTGAGATATGGCTTGAGGACTGA